The proteins below are encoded in one region of Levilactobacillus namurensis:
- a CDS encoding KxYKxGKxW signal peptide domain-containing protein: MLETKVHYKSYKAGKRWLYAAISVTSLCAGLALTVPANAATTDSDSTPVTETVNADSSSNNENATNSNVDPANTDSSTNTNETNENNELNDNTKTNEENGDTSNSDTDNNEDNTNGSLGDSNTNGTDVNELNNDTNSNGTDTSNQADESNITDTNVNNNSDNTNSNDSNTQQDQDTQLAAPKDLANSSEITDPLAVIKTGVAQDQSQDKLGASITVTATNSKGTQTSQASSESHNQEVAVNTQDSSLTATFNVTNHSDTKQGLWVYLEMPAYLNNATSMTVSPSIDADSLTNTPEGVQLTFITLDGSYKVPTGFDWTTLKEIELTGTMNAGDHYSVSIPLTIPKSGTSADLGIADFGPDWYSSSMKLQTTDPVLYHAPTNLPTATQQTPTATVDPDVTPPNRRDYEQSRPARKGQYSPRRCDNSTHCSKRKWVRGFLNFPK, encoded by the coding sequence ATGTTGGAGACTAAAGTACATTATAAGAGTTACAAGGCAGGCAAACGCTGGCTCTACGCGGCAATCAGTGTCACGAGTCTCTGCGCTGGCTTGGCCTTGACCGTCCCGGCCAACGCGGCGACCACGGATTCAGATTCGACACCGGTCACTGAAACCGTTAATGCGGATTCATCGTCCAATAATGAAAACGCAACCAATTCTAATGTTGACCCAGCAAACACTGATAGCTCAACCAATACCAACGAGACCAACGAAAATAATGAGTTAAATGATAATACGAAGACTAACGAAGAAAATGGTGACACCTCAAACAGCGATACTGATAACAACGAGGACAACACCAACGGCTCACTTGGTGACTCTAATACCAACGGGACTGACGTCAATGAATTAAATAACGACACTAATTCCAACGGGACCGATACTAGCAACCAAGCCGATGAGTCCAATATCACCGATACCAACGTTAACAATAACTCTGACAACACTAACTCTAACGATTCAAACACCCAGCAGGACCAAGACACGCAACTTGCAGCTCCTAAGGACCTCGCAAATTCCTCGGAAATCACTGATCCACTAGCCGTGATTAAGACCGGGGTAGCACAGGATCAAAGCCAAGATAAGTTAGGGGCTTCAATAACGGTTACGGCCACCAATAGTAAAGGGACCCAGACCTCGCAAGCCTCTTCGGAATCCCATAATCAAGAAGTAGCCGTTAACACACAAGATTCCAGTTTAACCGCAACTTTCAATGTCACCAACCATTCCGATACGAAGCAAGGCCTTTGGGTCTACCTGGAAATGCCCGCTTACTTAAATAACGCAACCTCCATGACCGTCTCGCCTAGCATCGACGCAGATAGTTTGACGAACACCCCTGAAGGCGTTCAACTTACCTTCATCACTTTGGATGGCTCTTACAAAGTGCCAACGGGATTCGACTGGACAACGCTAAAAGAAATTGAATTAACTGGGACCATGAACGCAGGAGACCACTACTCGGTATCAATTCCATTAACGATTCCCAAGTCCGGTACATCCGCCGACCTGGGAATTGCGGACTTCGGTCCCGATTGGTACAGTTCATCTATGAAGCTTCAAACCACGGACCCTGTGCTGTACCACGCCCCGACCAACTTGCCAACGGCGACCCAACAGACGCCGACCGCTACAGTTGATCCAGACGTCACCCCCCCCAATCGCCGCGATTACGAACAATCCCGACCTGCAAGAAAAGGCCAATACAGCCCCCGTCGATGCGACAATTCGACTCACTGCTCAAAACGAAAATGGGTTAGGGGTTTCCTTAACTTCCCAAAGTGA
- a CDS encoding LPXTG cell wall anchor domain-containing protein, protein MTVVDGQATDLTALLDVTNTTDAVQIVNTFFSLPTYYNLLYPSHTSTVTMSDDVNAADLLADLPSGLAVHYVTSQGEYNSYADLLAKEPNFQWSDLTQFHVVGFLASQSGYTLNVPLTAQKTDQYTINGGSIMSQYSYGAVQTNAGFYFRIADTLDDLSGQYQAVVANPNAAVDGDPYLAAPKEIQAAMPNMGKDQIAYHNFFTGTSGSTTDHPYNGGVITINYQNADFADAINHLGYAVALSSDGQPYQMMGYIFKGTPTMIQNPTENPSVYVVVRQVLQTQDKTLQVGDNWNQLDNFVAGFDNQDQPLQASDVQVYQISDPSGIVQDGKVTAAGTFTVTYAYQVADDYYGKGEPYMVYKTATVTVDAPDPVDPTPTDPDNPGTTTPTDPSTDPDNPGTTTPTDPSTDPDNPGTTTPTDPSTDPDNPGTTTPTDPSTDPDNPGTTTPTDPDNPGTTTPTDPSTDPDNPGTTTPTDPDNPGTTTPVDPSTPTNPDTTTGNEAAVTGGSGDTATVTTPSATTNDSAETIDTNAAATATPLVTSGDADSVNTTQESTTSAKVIHGGDGATVTTGKSSVATNQAKAQTATPATTLSAQTTTPKATAATSTQLPQTNEAKPNGLAILGMGLLTSALSLVGLKSRKHD, encoded by the coding sequence ATGACCGTCGTGGATGGTCAGGCAACCGACCTAACCGCCCTTTTGGACGTCACCAACACAACTGACGCCGTCCAAATCGTCAACACGTTCTTTAGTTTGCCGACCTATTACAATCTCCTTTACCCCAGCCACACAAGCACCGTGACTATGTCAGACGATGTCAATGCGGCTGACCTCCTTGCAGACCTGCCTTCCGGCCTAGCCGTTCATTACGTCACCAGCCAAGGAGAATACAACTCCTACGCGGACTTACTCGCTAAAGAACCAAACTTTCAGTGGTCTGACTTAACCCAGTTCCACGTCGTCGGTTTCTTAGCTAGCCAATCGGGCTATACGTTAAACGTGCCGCTCACCGCCCAAAAGACCGATCAATACACCATCAATGGGGGTTCTATCATGAGTCAATACTCCTATGGCGCCGTCCAGACGAACGCCGGCTTTTACTTTAGAATTGCCGACACCCTGGACGACTTAAGTGGTCAATATCAGGCCGTCGTGGCTAACCCTAACGCTGCCGTGGATGGCGACCCTTACTTGGCGGCACCCAAAGAGATCCAAGCGGCTATGCCTAACATGGGGAAAGACCAGATTGCCTACCATAACTTCTTCACCGGCACGTCGGGGTCGACAACGGATCACCCTTATAACGGTGGTGTCATCACCATCAATTATCAGAACGCCGACTTCGCCGATGCGATTAATCACCTCGGTTACGCAGTTGCTCTAAGCTCAGACGGACAACCTTATCAAATGATGGGGTACATTTTTAAAGGGACGCCTACCATGATTCAAAACCCAACGGAAAATCCTTCAGTTTATGTGGTCGTTCGTCAGGTCTTACAGACTCAAGATAAGACCCTCCAAGTTGGCGACAACTGGAACCAACTCGATAACTTCGTGGCCGGCTTCGACAACCAAGACCAGCCCCTACAAGCTAGTGATGTTCAAGTCTACCAAATCTCTGACCCATCTGGTATCGTGCAAGACGGTAAGGTTACGGCAGCCGGCACCTTTACGGTCACTTACGCTTACCAAGTTGCCGATGATTACTACGGTAAGGGTGAACCTTACATGGTTTACAAGACGGCGACAGTTACGGTAGATGCCCCTGATCCGGTTGACCCAACACCAACGGATCCGGACAATCCAGGTACCACTACACCGACCGACCCTAGCACTGACCCAGACAATCCAGGCACCACTACGCCAACCGACCCTAGCACCGACCCAGACAATCCAGGTACCACCACACCAACTGACCCTAGCACCGACCCAGACAATCCAGGTACCACCACACCAACTGACCCTAGCACTGACCCGGACAATCCGGGTACGACTACGCCAACCGACCCAGACAATCCAGGCACCACTACGCCAACTGACCCTAGCACTGACCCGGACAATCCAGGTACCACTACGCCGACCGACCCGGACAATCCAGGTACCACTACGCCAGTTGACCCATCCACGCCGACCAATCCAGATACAACCACCGGCAACGAAGCCGCTGTAACGGGTGGCTCCGGTGACACGGCCACGGTTACGACGCCAAGTGCAACCACCAATGATTCGGCCGAAACCATCGACACTAATGCGGCCGCAACCGCAACGCCGCTGGTCACTTCAGGAGATGCCGATTCCGTAAACACTACTCAAGAATCGACGACTTCCGCCAAAGTCATTCATGGCGGTGACGGCGCTACGGTCACTACCGGTAAGTCTTCAGTAGCCACCAACCAAGCCAAGGCCCAGACGGCGACTCCTGCCACTACCCTGAGTGCTCAGACTACGACGCCAAAGGCAACGGCAGCCACATCAACCCAATTGCCTCAAACCAACGAAGCTAAACCGAATGGTCTGGCCATCTTGGGGATGGGCTTGTTAACCAGTGCCCTGAGTCTTGTCGGTCTCAAGTCCCGGAAGCACGACTAG
- the rihA gene encoding pyrimidine-specific ribonucleoside hydrolase RihA, protein MTTKIILDCDPGHDDALAMMLALTNPEIELLAVTTSAGNQTPEKTLNNAMRLLTLMHHQEIPVAGGNRTPLLKPLETAGNVHGKSGLDGADLPDPDFAVQPLTAIELIAQTLRESTTPVTLVVTGPMTNIALFLRVYPELKTKIAQIVYMGGAMGLGNWTPSVEFNIYVDPEAAKIVMNAGIPLVMAPLNVTHKAQILKSEIAEIGQIDNPVAHVFADLLNFFERYHEAPKWGFKGAPLHDPCTITWLIHPEWFKTEQMNVDVETAGELTRGETVCDYYELTGKPKNTEVLLDIDRAAFIQLIKDSLKTFG, encoded by the coding sequence ATGACGACTAAAATTATTCTGGATTGTGACCCGGGCCACGACGATGCGCTGGCCATGATGCTGGCGTTGACCAATCCCGAAATCGAGCTGTTGGCAGTGACGACTTCGGCGGGGAACCAGACGCCGGAAAAGACGTTGAATAACGCCATGCGTTTACTGACCCTGATGCACCACCAGGAGATCCCCGTGGCGGGAGGTAACCGGACGCCCCTCTTGAAGCCGTTGGAAACGGCCGGTAACGTGCACGGTAAGTCCGGCCTAGACGGCGCCGACCTACCCGACCCTGACTTTGCCGTACAGCCCCTGACCGCGATTGAGCTCATCGCGCAGACGTTGCGGGAGAGTACCACGCCGGTGACGTTGGTGGTTACGGGTCCCATGACCAACATTGCGTTGTTCCTGCGGGTTTATCCGGAATTGAAGACTAAAATTGCCCAGATTGTTTACATGGGTGGAGCCATGGGATTGGGGAATTGGACGCCATCCGTGGAGTTCAACATCTACGTCGACCCCGAGGCGGCCAAAATCGTGATGAACGCGGGGATTCCGTTGGTCATGGCCCCGTTGAACGTGACCCACAAGGCGCAGATTCTGAAATCGGAAATCGCCGAAATTGGGCAGATTGATAACCCAGTAGCCCACGTGTTCGCCGACCTTTTGAACTTCTTTGAACGCTATCACGAGGCACCTAAGTGGGGCTTTAAAGGCGCGCCGCTACACGATCCTTGCACGATTACGTGGTTGATTCATCCCGAGTGGTTCAAGACCGAGCAGATGAACGTGGACGTGGAAACGGCTGGGGAGTTGACCCGGGGCGAAACGGTTTGCGACTATTACGAGTTGACCGGTAAGCCTAAGAATACGGAGGTCCTCCTGGATATCGACCGGGCAGCTTTTATCCAGTTGATTAAGGACTCGTTGAAGACGTTTGGGTAA
- a CDS encoding cob(I)yrinic acid a,c-diamide adenosyltransferase — translation MKIYTRVGDQGMTKQISGRMVAKTDAQIVALGDLDELESWLGNVVAIMGNTHTAERQELQDIQRKLYDLQADISVKRHQVMVPADTTHLETRIDQLTAEVPVLKAFILPGGTPTGAALQYARTVARRAERSVVRLNQEHPLEPAILTYLNRLSDFLFALARAMNWREGYQEVPSKPTKA, via the coding sequence ATGAAAATTTATACCCGCGTCGGCGACCAGGGGATGACCAAGCAGATCAGTGGCCGGATGGTTGCGAAGACGGATGCCCAAATTGTCGCGCTAGGTGACCTCGACGAACTCGAGTCCTGGTTGGGCAACGTGGTCGCAATTATGGGGAACACCCACACCGCCGAACGGCAGGAGTTGCAGGATATTCAACGGAAGCTCTACGACTTGCAAGCCGATATTAGTGTTAAACGCCACCAGGTTATGGTGCCGGCCGATACCACGCATTTAGAGACCCGCATCGACCAGCTAACGGCGGAGGTGCCAGTGCTTAAGGCGTTCATCTTACCTGGTGGGACGCCGACTGGTGCGGCCTTGCAGTACGCCCGTACCGTGGCGCGCCGGGCGGAGCGGTCCGTGGTTCGCTTGAATCAAGAACACCCGCTGGAACCAGCCATCCTGACTTATTTGAATCGCTTGTCCGACTTTCTGTTCGCCTTGGCCCGCGCCATGAATTGGCGCGAGGGCTACCAGGAAGTTCCCAGTAAACCAACTAAAGCATAA
- the nrdJ gene encoding ribonucleoside-triphosphate reductase, adenosylcobalamin-dependent, with product MNTATAAPITLSAAFIKEVEQTVTPHWGELGWVTYKRTYARWLPDQQRTEEWPETVQRVVEGNINLDPRLQGDTVSDQLRAELTQEAQRLFKLIYGLSATPSGRNLWISGTNYQHRNGDALNNCWFIAVRPQAYGDSHIIPDYLQPDQKAVSMPYSFMFDQLMKGGGVGFSVVPTNVAQIPAVDRSIDLTILIDENSQSYADSVALGAVNKADWLATHELQGARYYELPDTREGWVLANANLIDAHFDQTNPTNANRVVLDMSNIRPKDAPIKGFGGTASGPMPLIEMLFDINQILNAKQGHRLTSVDCTDLGNLIGKTVVAGNVRRSAELALGGADDDAFITMKQDKKQLYHHRWASNNSVAVDSEFDHYGPIADAIAQNGEPGIVNLELSRHYGRMADGYQAGIDDAVEGTNPCGEISLSNGEPCNLFEVFPGVAEQQGWQLEDAFELGTRFAKRVTFSDYDWEVSRKAIQKNRRIGISMSGIQDWILDTFKTRVVTGFNEVKDPETGKLVAQPIYNQAAVKRVDALYHAVVAADQAYSDDLGCQPSIKHTTVKPSGTVAKLAGVSEGMHFHYAGYLIQRIRFQESDPLLPALAACGYHIEPDVYTKNTMCVEFPVKAANADDPNFASAGNVSIAEQFATQAFLQTYWSDNAVSCTVTFQPNEAGEIADLLTQYRHTTKSTSLLPYSGSGFKQAPKEPIDVQTYQAKCAEITGDVAQVFDQQNNHHDQKDIELVDQSDCAGGACPIR from the coding sequence ATGAATACGGCAACCGCTGCACCGATTACGTTATCCGCAGCATTTATCAAAGAAGTTGAACAGACGGTGACCCCCCACTGGGGCGAACTCGGGTGGGTGACGTATAAACGGACTTATGCGCGCTGGCTACCGGACCAACAACGCACCGAAGAGTGGCCGGAAACGGTCCAACGGGTGGTTGAAGGGAACATCAATCTGGACCCCCGCTTGCAGGGCGATACGGTGAGTGACCAGTTGCGCGCGGAATTGACGCAAGAAGCCCAACGGCTCTTTAAGCTGATCTATGGGCTGAGTGCCACGCCATCCGGGCGGAACCTGTGGATCTCGGGGACCAACTACCAGCACCGTAATGGTGACGCGTTGAACAACTGCTGGTTCATCGCCGTGCGGCCCCAGGCCTACGGGGACAGTCACATTATCCCCGATTACCTGCAGCCGGATCAAAAAGCGGTCTCCATGCCTTACTCCTTCATGTTCGACCAACTGATGAAGGGTGGCGGGGTCGGCTTCTCCGTAGTACCAACGAATGTGGCGCAGATTCCGGCCGTGGACCGGTCCATCGACTTGACGATTCTAATTGACGAAAACAGTCAATCGTACGCGGATTCCGTAGCCTTAGGCGCCGTGAACAAGGCGGACTGGCTGGCGACGCACGAACTGCAAGGTGCGCGGTACTACGAGCTTCCCGATACTCGGGAAGGCTGGGTACTGGCCAACGCCAATCTGATCGATGCACACTTTGATCAGACCAACCCTACGAACGCCAACCGGGTGGTGCTGGACATGTCCAACATTCGACCTAAGGATGCACCCATCAAGGGCTTTGGCGGGACCGCTTCTGGTCCGATGCCGTTAATTGAAATGTTATTTGATATCAACCAAATCTTGAACGCTAAGCAGGGCCACCGTTTGACTTCGGTGGACTGCACCGACCTCGGGAACCTGATTGGAAAGACCGTGGTGGCGGGGAACGTCCGGCGCTCAGCGGAACTGGCCTTAGGCGGTGCCGACGATGACGCGTTCATCACCATGAAGCAAGATAAGAAGCAACTCTACCATCACCGGTGGGCTTCGAACAACAGTGTGGCGGTCGACTCCGAATTCGACCATTACGGACCAATTGCGGACGCCATTGCCCAAAACGGGGAACCCGGTATCGTGAACCTCGAACTGTCCCGGCACTATGGCCGGATGGCCGATGGTTACCAGGCGGGCATCGATGACGCCGTGGAAGGGACCAACCCGTGTGGGGAAATCTCGTTGAGTAACGGGGAACCCTGCAACTTATTCGAAGTCTTCCCGGGCGTTGCGGAACAGCAAGGCTGGCAACTGGAAGACGCCTTCGAATTGGGCACTCGGTTTGCCAAGCGGGTCACCTTCAGTGATTACGATTGGGAAGTCTCGCGTAAGGCCATTCAAAAGAACCGGCGAATCGGGATCTCGATGTCCGGGATTCAAGACTGGATCTTGGATACCTTCAAGACGCGGGTGGTCACGGGCTTCAACGAAGTCAAGGACCCCGAGACGGGCAAGTTAGTGGCCCAACCCATCTATAACCAGGCCGCCGTTAAGCGGGTGGACGCCCTCTACCACGCCGTTGTGGCAGCCGACCAAGCCTACTCGGACGACCTGGGATGCCAGCCGTCGATCAAGCACACCACGGTGAAGCCATCCGGGACCGTTGCTAAGTTAGCGGGGGTTTCCGAAGGGATGCACTTCCACTACGCAGGTTACCTGATTCAACGGATTCGGTTCCAGGAATCCGACCCCTTACTGCCCGCTTTGGCGGCTTGTGGTTACCATATCGAACCGGACGTTTACACCAAGAACACCATGTGCGTTGAATTCCCGGTCAAGGCGGCGAACGCGGACGACCCTAACTTTGCTTCGGCGGGGAACGTGTCGATTGCGGAACAGTTCGCGACCCAGGCCTTCTTACAAACGTACTGGTCCGATAATGCGGTCAGCTGTACCGTGACCTTCCAGCCTAATGAAGCGGGGGAGATTGCGGACTTACTGACGCAATACCGGCACACCACCAAGTCAACGTCGCTCTTGCCATACAGTGGCAGTGGCTTCAAGCAAGCGCCGAAGGAACCCATCGATGTTCAGACCTACCAGGCTAAGTGCGCGGAGATCACGGGCGACGTGGCCCAGGTCTTTGACCAGCAGAACAACCACCACGACCAGAAGGATATCGAGTTAGTCGACCAATCCGACTGTGCCGGTGGGGCCTGCCCAATTCGGTAG
- a CDS encoding class I SAM-dependent methyltransferase: MQVSREWGLGDGRQVVGWFLAGVVGFGAWVVFRQVGWLLVSGAIWLHKAWLGRKRLWHQLLATVPLNDQTRALDLGCMSGPFHQLAERLPVGGQVTGVVPVDFAARCPALMSRWQATDRADRITVQAADLRDLPWRPNQFNLVVSSLALHRVQPRAGRLQALQELNRVLAPGGRVLIMDWGFACAEYREALQRLGYQDIQVTGTGYHGWWGGPWLPTLTLTAVKPHEGTLVS; this comes from the coding sequence ATGCAAGTGAGTCGTGAATGGGGACTTGGCGACGGACGCCAGGTTGTCGGCTGGTTCTTGGCAGGGGTCGTGGGATTCGGCGCTTGGGTGGTGTTCCGTCAAGTTGGTTGGTTACTGGTCAGCGGGGCCATCTGGTTACATAAGGCGTGGCTGGGCCGAAAACGGCTCTGGCATCAGCTGTTGGCGACGGTTCCTCTCAATGATCAGACCCGGGCGTTGGACCTAGGTTGTATGTCCGGGCCCTTCCATCAGCTGGCAGAGCGGCTACCAGTGGGTGGTCAGGTCACGGGGGTCGTCCCGGTGGATTTTGCCGCGCGATGCCCGGCGTTGATGTCGCGGTGGCAAGCGACTGATCGGGCCGACCGGATAACCGTTCAGGCGGCCGACCTACGAGATCTGCCCTGGCGGCCGAACCAGTTCAATCTGGTGGTCTCTAGCCTAGCACTTCACCGGGTCCAGCCCAGAGCCGGACGGTTACAGGCGCTCCAGGAGCTGAACCGGGTCCTGGCACCGGGCGGTCGCGTCTTGATCATGGACTGGGGCTTTGCCTGTGCTGAGTACCGTGAGGCCTTACAGCGCTTGGGTTACCAAGACATCCAGGTGACGGGGACCGGCTACCACGGCTGGTGGGGTGGTCCCTGGTTACCCACGCTGACGTTAACGGCGGTCAAACCGCACGAGGGGACCTTAGTCAGCTGA
- a CDS encoding LacI family DNA-binding transcriptional regulator: MSHKITIKDVATQAGVSEATVSRALNDSPQVKAHTRQRIQELARQLGYHPNGLARSIRVQHTHTLGVIIPDILNAFFTQIVRAIEDAADAAGYDVLIMNTDEHLSRETKALDLMLEKRVDGVIITSAGGPTDYATRLGGTPAVFVDRMPLHKAKRFDRVLVDNVQATEDLVTRLIDRGATRVGIINSAVSMTATERLQGYHRALQKAGMTFDPAIEVNARTDNSNVSQMTRQLLVNQRCDGLFAADNTIMDTVLHRIPELQLPAFQLGGFDDQDWFDFLPYHIVTAKQPITQIAQTAVDRLLERIRQPRMAPEEFRLPAQIITH, from the coding sequence ATGTCGCACAAAATCACCATCAAAGACGTTGCGACCCAAGCTGGCGTCTCCGAAGCCACGGTGTCCCGGGCGCTCAACGATAGTCCCCAGGTCAAGGCCCACACCCGCCAGCGGATCCAGGAACTGGCTCGGCAACTGGGGTACCACCCCAACGGTCTGGCCCGAAGCATTCGTGTTCAGCACACCCACACCCTGGGCGTCATCATCCCCGACATCTTAAACGCCTTCTTCACCCAAATCGTCCGGGCCATCGAGGACGCGGCCGATGCGGCCGGTTACGACGTGCTGATCATGAACACCGACGAGCACTTATCCCGGGAGACTAAGGCGCTCGACTTGATGCTAGAAAAGCGGGTCGACGGCGTGATCATCACCAGCGCCGGTGGTCCCACCGACTACGCGACGCGTTTAGGGGGCACCCCCGCGGTCTTCGTTGACCGGATGCCCCTCCACAAGGCCAAGCGCTTCGACCGGGTGTTGGTCGATAACGTCCAAGCTACCGAAGACCTGGTCACCCGGTTGATCGACCGGGGGGCCACCCGCGTGGGTATCATCAACAGTGCTGTCTCCATGACGGCCACTGAACGGCTACAGGGGTATCATCGAGCCCTGCAGAAAGCCGGCATGACCTTTGACCCCGCCATTGAAGTCAACGCCCGTACGGACAACTCTAACGTCTCGCAGATGACCCGGCAACTGTTGGTCAACCAACGGTGCGATGGCCTCTTCGCCGCGGACAACACCATCATGGACACGGTCCTCCACCGCATCCCCGAGCTCCAACTACCGGCCTTTCAACTGGGGGGCTTCGATGACCAGGATTGGTTCGACTTTCTGCCCTACCACATTGTCACGGCCAAGCAACCCATTACCCAGATTGCCCAAACGGCGGTCGACCGGCTACTCGAGCGGATTCGCCAACCCCGCATGGCCCCAGAGGAATTCCGGTTGCCCGCCCAAATTATCACACACTAA
- a CDS encoding VOC family protein yields MAVSDYITGVQHIGIPSIDLDKTIAFYKSIGFEQAGLFHNGENRCAFMRLGNLTIETWEGDPTNPEAGAINHVSLNTTDVDKAFAAAKEQGLNLVNTEIQSIPTFWDKGIRFFNILGPNHETIEFCQIL; encoded by the coding sequence ATGGCAGTATCAGATTACATTACGGGAGTCCAACATATCGGGATTCCATCCATCGATTTAGATAAGACGATTGCCTTTTACAAGAGCATCGGGTTCGAACAGGCGGGCCTGTTCCACAACGGCGAGAACCGCTGTGCCTTCATGCGGTTGGGCAACCTAACGATTGAGACCTGGGAAGGCGATCCAACCAACCCAGAAGCTGGGGCGATCAATCACGTTTCTCTGAACACTACGGACGTCGATAAGGCGTTCGCTGCGGCCAAAGAGCAGGGGTTGAACTTGGTCAACACCGAGATTCAATCCATCCCAACGTTCTGGGATAAGGGGATTCGCTTCTTCAACATCTTGGGACCCAATCATGAAACGATTGAGTTCTGCCAGATTCTCTAA
- a CDS encoding zinc-dependent alcohol dehydrogenase family protein, which translates to MKSLVLTGTKKFEIQDLPTPEVKPDEVLVNTAYAGICGTDRALYAGLPGSADAVPPIVLGHENSGVVAAVGSEVKNVKPGDRVVVDPNIYCGKCEYCLTDRPELCDNLSAVGVTRNGGLEESFTAPESVVYPIPDSVSLKDAATTEPLSCAVHGVQLLKLTPYQKALVIGDGFMGQLFVQLLEAYGVHQVDLAGVIDEKLNLNKEKFNVKNTYNTAKGDKIPADYDVVIEAVGMPQTQEEAVEATKKGAQVLMFGVGKPDQHFSMNTYEVYQKQLTIQGSFINPYAFKDAIALLASGEVNVDPLISHEVELNQVEDVLGGKIKGVSKAVVKVGGEK; encoded by the coding sequence ATGAAGTCATTAGTTTTAACGGGTACCAAGAAGTTTGAAATCCAAGATCTGCCAACGCCAGAAGTTAAGCCGGACGAAGTCTTAGTCAACACCGCTTACGCGGGTATCTGTGGGACTGACCGGGCCTTATACGCCGGCTTGCCAGGTTCTGCGGACGCTGTGCCACCAATCGTATTGGGTCACGAAAACTCCGGGGTCGTTGCGGCCGTAGGTTCTGAAGTGAAGAACGTTAAGCCGGGTGACCGGGTCGTCGTAGATCCTAACATCTACTGTGGCAAGTGTGAATACTGCTTGACTGATCGTCCAGAACTCTGTGACAACTTATCCGCCGTTGGGGTTACCCGTAACGGTGGGTTGGAAGAATCCTTCACGGCACCAGAATCCGTGGTTTACCCAATTCCTGACAGTGTTTCCTTGAAGGACGCTGCCACGACGGAACCATTATCCTGTGCCGTTCACGGTGTTCAACTGTTGAAGTTGACGCCTTACCAAAAGGCTTTGGTCATCGGTGATGGCTTCATGGGTCAATTGTTCGTTCAATTGCTGGAAGCTTACGGTGTCCACCAAGTTGACTTAGCCGGTGTGATTGACGAAAAGCTGAACTTGAACAAGGAAAAGTTCAACGTTAAGAACACTTACAACACTGCTAAGGGTGACAAGATTCCAGCCGACTACGACGTGGTTATCGAAGCCGTTGGGATGCCTCAAACTCAAGAAGAAGCCGTTGAAGCCACTAAGAAGGGCGCTCAAGTTCTGATGTTTGGTGTCGGCAAGCCTGATCAACACTTCTCCATGAACACTTACGAAGTTTACCAAAAGCAACTGACCATCCAAGGGTCCTTCATCAACCCATACGCTTTCAAGGACGCTATTGCCCTGTTAGCTAGTGGTGAAGTCAACGTTGACCCATTGATCAGCCATGAAGTTGAATTGAACCAAGTTGAAGATGTCCTTGGCGGCAAGATCAAGGGTGTCAGCAAGGCGGTCGTTAAGGTCGGCGGCGAAAAGTAG